CTGGAACCGGCCGAGGTTGTCCTGGAGGACCTTCAGGTCGGCGACGGCCGGCCCGGGGTCGCCGGGCAGCGCCGGCCCCAGCAGCTCGAGCAGGTAGCGCAGCTCCTTGCCCCGCTTGCGCAGGTCGTGGAGGCTCTCGGCGGGCGACGAGTCGTCGATGGCCCGGCCCAGGCGGCGCACCCGGCGGTCGGCCCGGCGCACCCGGTCGACGGCGAGCGCGCCGATCGGCGCCCCCGCCTCGGGGCCGAGGGGCCCGGCGGCGGCCGGGTCGGCCAGCACGCCCCGCCACCACCCGGTGAGCTCCCGCCAGCGCCGGGACCGCAGCACGCGGGTGAGGTCCCGGCGGGCGGCCTCGCGGCGGTCGCGGAGGTGGGCGACCAGCGGCGCGAGGTCGGCGGCCGCGTCCTCCGGGAGGCGGGCCGCGGCGGCGGCCAGGTCGACGAGGTGGACGTCGAGGTCCCGCACCGGGCCGGTCACCTGCTGGGCCCACCGGAACCCGTCGGCGGCGGTGGCGAGGACCGCGTCGGGGAGCACGCCGCGGAAGGCCCGCACGGCGGTGCGGGTGCGGCGGACGGCGACCCGGAGGTCGTGGAGGAACTCCGGGTCGACGTCGCCCCTGGTGCCCTCCTCGTTGGCCTCGACCACGTCGAGGAGGGCGGTGAGGACGGCCGTGGCGCCGGCGACGGCCGGGGTGGCCGGGTCGAGCGGCACCCGCACCTTCGAGGAGTAGTCGCCCGGTCGCCGGCCGGCGGCGGCCAGCGCGGCGCGGAGGACGTCGTCGGCGGACGGCTGCAGCCCGAGGTCGTCGACGAGGGCGCGGGCCACCCGCTCGAGCGGGCGGTCGTAGCCCCGGACGGGCAGCAGGCGGACGCGGTGGCCGATCGGCTCCCGCCCGGCGACGTCGCGGTCGACGGCGATCCTGGCGACCGTCTTCTCGTCGTCGTCGAGCACCCGGAGGACGGTCGTCGTCGTGCGCACCTTGGCCACGGGGAGCAGGGCCCGGACGTCGAGCACCGGGCCGAGCGCGTCCCGGACGGGGCCGTCGGGGAGGTCGCCGGCCAGCCGCAGG
This Acidimicrobiales bacterium DNA region includes the following protein-coding sequences:
- a CDS encoding CHAD domain-containing protein codes for the protein MAPPRRFAVPDGTSTEDLVAALRQALPVVAERPVSRRRTFYDTFDWRVHGAGGVLEVEEDGTGARLVWRTAEGDERATAPAPPGLRLAGDLPDGPVRDALGPVLDVRALLPVAKVRTTTTVLRVLDDDEKTVARIAVDRDVAGREPIGHRVRLLPVRGYDRPLERVARALVDDLGLQPSADDVLRAALAAAGRRPGDYSSKVRVPLDPATPAVAGATAVLTALLDVVEANEEGTRGDVDPEFLHDLRVAVRRTRTAVRAFRGVLPDAVLATAADGFRWAQQVTGPVRDLDVHLVDLAAAAARLPEDAAADLAPLVAHLRDRREAARRDLTRVLRSRRWRELTGWWRGVLADPAAAGPLGPEAGAPIGALAVDRVRRADRRVRRLGRAIDDSSPAESLHDLRKRGKELRYLLELLGPALPGDPGPAVADLKVLQDNLGRFQDFQVQEEWLRGAGDDLMRLGVGAGTVMAIGMLVQDLRRRSERARAEFATVFAAFDAPAARRRADRLLRAG